In Aquiflexum balticum DSM 16537, a single genomic region encodes these proteins:
- a CDS encoding peptidoglycan DD-metalloendopeptidase family protein — MSRIKYYYDAKTCKYERYKRSKWDILLNSLGFVSMALVMAIGILIVFNLYFDSPKELLLKKENQELTLYYQLLEEEVTKMNQMLSDLQQRDDNLYRIIFETEPVPTEIRKAGIGGTDRYKEIKEKGLKQEDLIVSLSQKVDALKRQLYVQSVSYDEVTDLALQKEEYWASIPAIQPVTNEELNLLASGFGMRVHPILKVRKMHQGVDFAAPKGTPIYATGDGVVIAVKTVFGGYGKHVEIDHGFGFVTRYAHMNDFKVRRGQKIKRGDQIGTVGNTGSSTAPHVHYEVMKDGRFINPVNYFFKDLTPEEYDRILELAGKENQSLS; from the coding sequence ATGAGTAGAATAAAATATTACTACGACGCAAAAACCTGTAAATACGAAAGATACAAACGAAGTAAATGGGATATTTTACTCAATAGTCTGGGTTTTGTATCAATGGCCCTGGTTATGGCTATCGGTATTCTGATCGTATTCAATTTATACTTTGACAGTCCCAAGGAACTGTTGCTCAAAAAGGAAAATCAGGAACTCACTTTGTATTACCAACTTCTGGAAGAGGAAGTTACTAAAATGAATCAGATGTTGTCCGACCTTCAACAGCGGGATGACAACCTTTACAGGATCATTTTCGAAACCGAACCAGTACCTACTGAAATCCGGAAAGCCGGTATCGGTGGAACGGACAGGTATAAGGAAATCAAAGAGAAAGGTCTCAAACAGGAAGATTTGATTGTCTCCCTTTCCCAAAAGGTTGATGCCCTGAAAAGACAGCTTTATGTACAATCCGTCAGCTATGATGAAGTCACCGATCTGGCACTTCAAAAAGAAGAATACTGGGCCTCCATTCCCGCTATTCAACCTGTAACCAACGAGGAACTGAATTTATTGGCATCAGGATTTGGGATGCGGGTGCATCCGATTCTCAAAGTACGAAAAATGCATCAGGGGGTGGATTTTGCTGCTCCCAAAGGAACTCCAATCTATGCAACAGGTGATGGGGTTGTGATTGCTGTAAAAACTGTTTTTGGCGGATATGGCAAGCATGTTGAAATTGACCATGGATTTGGGTTCGTCACCCGATATGCCCATATGAATGATTTCAAAGTGAGAAGAGGGCAAAAAATCAAACGTGGTGACCAAATAGGTACTGTGGGCAATACAGGTTCTTCTACCGCACCACATGTTCATTATGAAGTCATGAAAGATGGCAGGTTTATCAATCCGGTCAATTATTTCTTCAAAGATCTTACTCCGGAAGAATACGATAGAATTCTGGAATTGGCAGGTAAAGAAAACCAATCTTTGAGCTGA
- the alaS gene encoding alanine--tRNA ligase: MKAKEIRNLFIEFFQSKNHQFVPSSPIVVKNDPTLMFTNAGMNQFKDFFLGNEIPKATRVANSQKCLRVSGKHNDLEEVGVDTYHHTMFEMLGNWSFGDYFKKEAIEWAWELLTEVYKLPKERLYVSVFGGDKGDNLEKDMEAFQLWKNIVPEDRILFGSKKDNFWEMGDTGPCGPCSEIHIDLRTEQEIKEINGYDLVNNDHPQVIEIWNLVFIQFNRVADGSLKELPAKHVDTGMGFERLVRAIQKKSSNYDTDVFMPFIQLIETKSGKQYGKDEKTDIAMRVIVDHIRAIAFTIADGQLPSNNKAGYVIRRILRRAVRYGYTFLGFQKPFLYELLPLLAESFGDIFPELAAQQDFISKVVMEEEASFLRTLDNGLKKLDQIKEELSQTTAKVIEGKVAFELYDTYGFPLDLTSLIARENGLSVDEKSFAVEMEKQKTRSRAAAEQETGDWVMVNKDEGVEFIGYDFLESECKIIKYRQITDKKGDRFQLVLDRTPFYAESGGQVGDQGYLISEVEKIKVLDTKKENDLTVHFVDRLPTDPSGTFVSKVDATKRKLTVNNHSATHLLHAALKEVLGNHVQQKGSLVNEDLLRFDFSHFAKMTDEEILKVENIVNAKIRENIPLGEQRNVPIEEAKKQGATALFGEKYGEFVRVITFDKDFSVELCGGVHVPSTGVIGLFKIVSESSIAAGVRRIEAVTAEAADSLVNGQLTLLNEIQELLKNPKNLKKSIESLILERNELKKEIESLHLQQASEVKQNLLKNIEKVNGVNYLFSEVKIPNADALKKISFEIKNEIENLVAVLAADIDGKPQIAVIIDETLVKSKGLNAGNAVRELAKEIQGGGGGQPFFATAGGKDLSGLTKVLEKARLMFADL; this comes from the coding sequence ATGAAAGCCAAGGAAATCAGAAATTTATTTATAGAATTTTTTCAGTCAAAAAACCATCAATTTGTCCCTTCTTCCCCCATAGTAGTCAAGAATGATCCTACCTTGATGTTTACCAATGCAGGGATGAATCAGTTCAAAGATTTCTTTTTAGGGAATGAAATCCCTAAAGCAACCCGGGTGGCAAACAGTCAGAAATGCCTGAGGGTTTCGGGTAAGCACAATGACTTGGAGGAAGTAGGCGTGGATACTTATCACCACACCATGTTCGAAATGCTGGGGAATTGGTCGTTTGGTGATTACTTCAAGAAAGAAGCAATTGAATGGGCTTGGGAATTGCTTACCGAGGTATATAAACTTCCCAAAGAAAGACTTTATGTTTCTGTTTTTGGCGGGGATAAAGGAGATAACCTGGAAAAGGATATGGAAGCCTTTCAACTATGGAAAAACATAGTTCCTGAGGATAGGATATTGTTTGGAAGTAAAAAGGACAATTTTTGGGAAATGGGTGACACCGGACCCTGTGGACCTTGTTCGGAAATCCATATAGACCTGAGAACAGAGCAGGAAATAAAAGAAATCAATGGCTATGATTTGGTCAACAACGACCATCCGCAGGTTATTGAAATATGGAATCTGGTATTCATTCAGTTCAACCGTGTTGCTGATGGAAGCCTAAAAGAATTGCCGGCCAAACACGTGGATACCGGAATGGGTTTTGAACGTCTGGTAAGAGCCATTCAGAAAAAATCCTCCAATTATGACACGGATGTTTTTATGCCTTTTATCCAATTGATTGAAACCAAATCAGGGAAGCAATATGGGAAGGATGAAAAGACAGATATTGCCATGCGGGTCATTGTGGACCATATCCGTGCCATTGCGTTTACTATCGCTGATGGGCAGCTTCCTTCCAATAACAAAGCAGGTTATGTAATCCGGAGAATTTTGAGAAGGGCTGTGAGATATGGTTATACTTTTCTCGGTTTTCAAAAGCCTTTTCTTTACGAATTATTGCCTCTTTTGGCGGAAAGTTTCGGAGATATTTTCCCTGAATTAGCGGCACAACAGGATTTTATTTCGAAGGTGGTCATGGAGGAGGAAGCCTCATTTCTCAGGACTTTGGATAATGGACTTAAAAAACTGGATCAGATAAAAGAGGAACTTTCTCAAACTACCGCTAAAGTCATTGAAGGTAAAGTAGCCTTTGAATTGTACGATACCTATGGTTTCCCTTTGGATCTCACTTCACTGATTGCCCGGGAAAATGGATTGTCAGTGGACGAAAAAAGCTTTGCAGTCGAAATGGAAAAGCAAAAAACCCGTTCCCGGGCAGCGGCCGAACAGGAAACAGGGGATTGGGTGATGGTCAATAAAGACGAAGGGGTTGAGTTTATTGGTTATGATTTTCTTGAATCAGAGTGTAAAATCATTAAATACAGGCAAATTACGGATAAGAAAGGAGATAGATTTCAATTGGTTTTGGACCGCACGCCATTTTATGCTGAAAGTGGTGGTCAGGTTGGAGATCAGGGTTATTTGATCAGTGAAGTTGAAAAAATCAAAGTTTTGGATACAAAAAAAGAAAATGATCTCACGGTTCATTTTGTGGATAGGCTGCCAACAGATCCTTCAGGGACATTTGTTTCAAAAGTGGATGCGACAAAAAGGAAGCTGACAGTTAACAACCATTCTGCTACCCATTTGCTGCATGCTGCCTTGAAAGAGGTTTTGGGAAACCATGTACAGCAGAAAGGGTCTCTTGTAAATGAAGATTTACTAAGGTTTGATTTTTCGCATTTTGCAAAGATGACTGATGAGGAAATTTTGAAGGTGGAAAATATCGTCAATGCCAAGATCCGTGAAAATATTCCTTTGGGTGAACAACGCAATGTGCCTATTGAGGAAGCTAAAAAGCAGGGGGCAACAGCCCTGTTCGGGGAGAAGTATGGAGAATTTGTCAGGGTGATTACCTTTGATAAAGACTTTTCTGTGGAACTTTGTGGCGGTGTTCACGTACCTTCCACAGGCGTTATCGGTTTGTTCAAAATTGTCTCGGAATCTTCAATTGCTGCGGGAGTAAGGCGGATTGAAGCAGTAACTGCAGAGGCTGCGGATTCATTGGTCAACGGTCAATTGACATTGCTGAATGAAATACAGGAATTGTTAAAAAATCCTAAAAACCTCAAGAAATCCATCGAATCGCTGATACTTGAACGTAATGAACTCAAAAAAGAAATAGAATCACTACACCTGCAACAGGCTTCTGAGGTGAAACAAAATCTTTTAAAGAATATTGAAAAAGTAAATGGGGTAAATTACTTGTTTTCGGAGGTCAAAATCCCGAATGCTGATGCCCTGAAAAAGATTTCATTTGAGATCAAAAACGAAATTGAAAATCTTGTAGCTGTGTTGGCTGCGGATATTGATGGAAAACCACAGATAGCAGTGATTATTGATGAGACTTTGGTCAAATCAAAAGGATTGAATGCGGGGAATGCTGTCAGAGAATTGGCAAAAGAAATCCAAGGTGGAGGCGGTGGTCAGCCTTTCTTTGCAACTGCGGGCGGAAAAGACCTTTCCGGTTTGACAAAAGTTTTGGAAAAAGCCAGGTTGATGTTTGCAGACCTTTGA
- the gatB gene encoding Asp-tRNA(Asn)/Glu-tRNA(Gln) amidotransferase subunit GatB, whose protein sequence is MLSAETKNKYELVIGLEVHAQLLTKSKMYTSDSTEFGNLPNTHISVITLGHPGTLPKVNRKAVEFAIKMGLACNSEITRNNIFARKNYFYPDLPKGYQITQDKNPICVGGEVPITLPDGSKRSIALTRIHMEEDAGKSIHLAGEVDTLVDFNRAGVPLIEIVSEPDMRSSEEAYAYLAEIKKLVRYLDICDGNMEEGSLRCDANVSVMLKGSKEYGKKVEVKNMNSFRNVSRAIEHEFERQVIMAEAGKEIISETRTFDAATGTTASMRSKEDLNDYRYFPEPDLSPVIVSEEWLESIRSSMPPLPRELFHKFVHEYGLPDYDAGVLTDSKEIALYFEELCSHVKNFKAASNWMMGPVKSYLNELTLHIEDFPVSAISLAELIAIIDEGKVSFTVASQKIYPEMLKDNSKTPLQIAQELNLIQQSDEGSLKPIVESVLSENKAKVEEYRSGKKGLMGMFMGQVMKKSQGKADPKVATKILTELLEN, encoded by the coding sequence ATGCTTTCAGCAGAGACTAAAAATAAGTACGAGTTGGTAATTGGATTGGAAGTTCATGCCCAGTTATTGACAAAAAGTAAAATGTATACTTCGGATTCCACCGAGTTTGGAAACCTTCCCAATACCCATATTTCAGTAATAACCTTGGGACATCCGGGAACACTTCCCAAAGTAAATAGGAAGGCAGTTGAATTTGCCATCAAGATGGGATTGGCCTGTAATAGTGAAATTACCAGAAACAATATTTTTGCAAGGAAGAACTATTTTTATCCGGATCTACCAAAAGGCTATCAGATTACACAGGATAAAAACCCCATATGTGTTGGCGGAGAAGTGCCCATTACATTGCCTGACGGAAGCAAGCGTTCAATTGCCCTGACCCGTATCCACATGGAGGAAGATGCAGGTAAATCTATACATCTCGCAGGTGAGGTAGATACTTTGGTTGATTTCAATAGGGCAGGGGTTCCACTGATAGAAATTGTTTCCGAACCGGATATGCGTTCCTCAGAAGAGGCCTATGCCTATCTGGCCGAGATTAAGAAATTGGTCAGGTACCTTGATATTTGTGATGGAAATATGGAAGAAGGATCGCTGCGATGTGATGCCAATGTTTCCGTAATGCTCAAAGGGTCCAAGGAATATGGAAAGAAGGTAGAGGTCAAAAACATGAACTCTTTCAGAAATGTAAGCCGTGCTATAGAACATGAATTTGAACGTCAGGTAATAATGGCCGAAGCGGGAAAGGAAATAATTTCCGAAACCAGAACTTTTGATGCAGCTACCGGTACTACTGCAAGTATGCGTTCCAAGGAGGACCTGAATGATTACAGGTATTTTCCAGAGCCGGATTTGAGCCCTGTGATTGTCTCCGAAGAATGGCTTGAGAGCATCAGGTCTTCCATGCCGCCTTTGCCCAGAGAACTCTTCCATAAATTCGTCCATGAATATGGATTGCCTGATTACGACGCGGGTGTATTGACTGACAGTAAAGAGATTGCGCTGTATTTTGAAGAACTTTGTTCTCATGTTAAAAATTTCAAAGCAGCTTCCAATTGGATGATGGGTCCGGTCAAATCTTACTTAAATGAATTGACCTTGCATATTGAGGATTTTCCTGTGAGTGCAATAAGCCTTGCGGAATTGATTGCGATCATCGATGAAGGGAAAGTGAGTTTTACGGTCGCTTCTCAAAAAATTTATCCTGAAATGCTCAAGGATAATTCCAAGACTCCGTTACAAATTGCCCAAGAACTGAATTTGATCCAACAAAGTGATGAAGGATCTTTGAAGCCGATTGTTGAAAGTGTTCTTTCTGAAAATAAAGCAAAAGTGGAAGAATACCGATCAGGCAAAAAAGGATTGATGGGAATGTTTATGGGCCAAGTGATGAAAAAATCCCAAGGTAAAGCAGACCCTAAAGTAGCGACTAAAATTTTAACTGAATTACTAGAAAACTGA
- a CDS encoding TlpA disulfide reductase family protein, which translates to MKYLLNLSGIFLFLIFFSCSKEEKRVFDGTVTISGTLLNYPEGKVELSQFVNESLESVSMIDVKNSGKFEYELNLEGPGFYELKLMDEKIVKLALYDENVQVNYDFNDENSLKVEGSEDSQNLQKIESLMAAYQESINGLNDAYFEAMSKRDQEAIKSIQNQAMEMEAAHGKLIKETLEGMKGSFASLAAISMLDLKNEFMFVDQMVSDLNQKYPNTKMIQTLANQLDDMRALSIGQIAPEISLPDPQGNLVNLSDLRGKYVLIDFWAAWCRPCRQENPNVVRLYNEYNEKGFEVFGVSLDRTKEAWVKAIEEDQLTWTQVSDLKYFNSAAAALYQINAIPATYMLDPEGRIIAKDLRGSSLENKLKEIFN; encoded by the coding sequence ATGAAGTATTTATTAAACTTATCCGGAATTTTCCTGTTTCTGATATTCTTCTCTTGTTCGAAGGAAGAAAAAAGGGTTTTTGACGGAACTGTAACCATTTCGGGAACTCTACTCAATTATCCGGAGGGGAAAGTAGAGTTGTCCCAATTTGTGAATGAGTCTTTGGAAAGTGTCAGCATGATTGATGTGAAAAACTCGGGGAAATTCGAATATGAATTAAATCTGGAAGGCCCGGGATTTTATGAGCTGAAATTAATGGACGAGAAAATAGTGAAATTAGCACTATATGATGAGAATGTTCAGGTCAATTATGATTTCAATGATGAGAACAGTCTCAAAGTAGAAGGATCTGAGGATTCTCAAAACCTTCAGAAAATAGAGTCATTGATGGCAGCTTATCAGGAATCCATCAACGGATTGAATGATGCATATTTTGAAGCTATGAGCAAAAGAGACCAAGAAGCGATTAAATCCATTCAGAACCAGGCAATGGAAATGGAAGCAGCTCATGGAAAACTGATAAAAGAAACCTTGGAAGGAATGAAAGGTAGTTTCGCCAGTCTGGCGGCGATTTCAATGCTGGACTTGAAGAATGAATTTATGTTTGTAGATCAAATGGTTTCTGATCTCAATCAAAAGTATCCCAATACCAAAATGATTCAAACCCTTGCAAATCAGTTAGACGATATGAGGGCCTTATCCATTGGTCAAATTGCTCCTGAAATATCCCTTCCTGATCCGCAGGGAAATTTAGTTAATCTTTCGGACCTAAGAGGAAAATATGTTTTGATAGATTTTTGGGCTGCTTGGTGCAGGCCTTGCAGGCAGGAAAATCCCAACGTGGTGAGATTATACAATGAATATAACGAAAAAGGTTTTGAGGTTTTTGGGGTTTCCCTTGATAGGACCAAAGAAGCTTGGGTTAAGGCCATTGAGGAAGATCAATTGACTTGGACTCAAGTCTCCGACCTTAAATATTTCAATTCAGCAGCAGCTGCTTTGTATCAGATCAACGCTATCCCGGCTACTTACATGTTGGATCCTGAGGGAAGGATTATAGCCAAAGATTTGAGAGGCTCAAGTTTGGAGAATAAATTAAAAGAAATTTTCAATTGA
- a CDS encoding nucleoid-structuring protein H-NS, whose translation MKKRTIKSPLSRILTLALFSLLVMGACKGKKKVVAAPEPAPVEEVKPTPPPPPPAPTPSAEEVAVGKLENYFNSIANSSNLDAANRTIQEASGMFSNSNTPVLIVIHEESGIKDYDEPTTIDKYLNYLKDTKKNLNFISDIRLDNNGKVSELELRRKK comes from the coding sequence ATGAAAAAAAGAACCATCAAATCACCTTTAAGCAGGATACTGACATTAGCCCTGTTTAGCCTTTTGGTCATGGGTGCCTGTAAAGGAAAGAAAAAAGTAGTAGCTGCACCTGAACCTGCACCTGTTGAAGAGGTCAAACCGACTCCGCCACCACCGCCACCAGCACCAACTCCTTCAGCTGAAGAGGTCGCAGTGGGGAAATTGGAGAACTATTTCAACAGTATTGCTAATTCCAGCAATTTGGACGCGGCCAATAGAACTATTCAGGAAGCATCGGGGATGTTTTCAAATTCAAATACTCCTGTATTGATAGTTATTCATGAGGAAAGTGGTATCAAAGATTATGATGAACCAACTACCATAGATAAATATCTGAATTATCTAAAAGACACCAAGAAAAACCTTAATTTCATTTCTGATATCAGACTTGACAATAATGGAAAGGTTTCTGAATTGGAGCTTCGTCGTAAAAAATAA
- a CDS encoding leucine-rich repeat domain-containing protein, translated as MIRNSHFRFLLWIFCAFPIVGFAQDLGGYNKTEIKELSQKVDDQVQFLEYFLNTVGSSETNARDKDVIIRESYKKIFRDEKVQVEDDLLLDRKVITNKDVTAYLKDIEFFFKDAGFKFKVREVKPFLRDNGELSFLVSMDRTLTAVGLNDEKITNTKPRFIEINVDKKSNELKIASIYTTKLSRDEELTEWWGTLSYTWESYFRGKIGIAEEDSITLDHLYKISSIDSLDLAGNEYLIELGPIEALRDLKYIDISNTNVVELNPISNVTFLNYLNIANTPTEDIQFIKYSENLGFLDISGTQIQDISELGNLKKLHTLKAKNTIIQSFAVLNSFESLNSLDVGYSSFNNIENINELLNIKYLNISGNYLMNLDMLSSLESLEEIVLEETNIVDLTPLVNLERLSLININVTEVSDLTPLNGKSSLRKLYADRTGVTEASADEFARRNRTVLLIHHVENLQTWWDALPLDWKNVLAKINPNLDSNLPTIEDLTYTVGADTLDLSGSQINTLGPVLKFKKINHLKFDDTDVSDLTPLSDIKALLTLSGKNTKVKNLQPLVNLTELTSVDFRDCPVEGYFMLKDLPNLTYLNLDNTEIDASEIHEFLEANKNINIIYRSSVLEQWWDLLDETWKDIFIDQFGESGVEPDLETLHQWTAQSQVAIHDAPISNLGHLLIFNNLRKLSVTEVPIIDISHVGQMQLLEELTMTHAPVTDLTFLASLNNLVSLDLSKTGIEDLTPLGSLTGLQSLTISGTNIKVLRGLETLTNLKDLDIASTNVRSLKPVQGLNIERLICFNTRLNQRAVDSFKQLNPNADVRFY; from the coding sequence ATGATCAGAAATAGTCATTTTCGTTTTCTTTTATGGATATTTTGCGCTTTTCCAATAGTTGGATTTGCCCAGGATCTTGGCGGTTATAACAAAACCGAAATCAAAGAACTTTCTCAAAAAGTAGATGATCAGGTTCAGTTTTTGGAGTACTTTTTAAATACTGTGGGTAGCAGTGAGACCAACGCCAGGGATAAAGATGTAATTATCAGGGAGAGTTATAAAAAAATATTCAGAGATGAAAAAGTTCAGGTTGAGGATGACTTGCTTTTGGATAGAAAAGTTATCACCAACAAAGATGTTACAGCTTACCTAAAGGACATTGAGTTTTTTTTCAAGGATGCAGGTTTCAAATTCAAAGTCAGAGAAGTGAAACCATTTTTGAGGGATAATGGCGAATTGTCTTTTTTGGTATCCATGGACAGAACTTTGACTGCAGTGGGCCTCAATGATGAGAAAATCACCAATACTAAACCCAGGTTTATTGAAATCAATGTGGACAAAAAATCCAATGAATTAAAAATAGCGAGTATTTACACTACCAAATTGAGTAGGGATGAGGAACTTACTGAGTGGTGGGGAACGCTTTCTTATACGTGGGAATCATATTTCAGAGGAAAAATAGGGATAGCCGAAGAGGATTCCATCACTTTGGACCACCTGTACAAAATAAGTAGCATAGATTCTTTGGATCTAGCGGGAAATGAATATCTGATTGAACTCGGACCGATAGAAGCGCTGAGAGATCTTAAATATATCGATATCAGCAACACCAATGTGGTGGAACTGAATCCAATCAGTAATGTCACATTTCTGAATTATCTGAATATTGCCAATACACCTACTGAAGATATCCAATTTATCAAATATTCTGAAAATCTTGGATTCCTTGATATTTCCGGAACCCAAATTCAGGATATCAGCGAGTTGGGTAATCTTAAAAAACTACATACCCTTAAAGCCAAGAATACAATAATTCAAAGTTTTGCTGTATTGAATTCATTTGAGTCCCTCAACTCATTGGATGTAGGTTATAGTAGTTTTAACAATATTGAAAACATCAATGAACTGCTGAACATCAAATATCTCAACATCAGTGGTAATTATCTGATGAATCTGGATATGCTTTCCTCTTTAGAAAGTCTTGAAGAAATTGTTTTGGAAGAAACAAACATCGTTGATTTAACTCCATTGGTAAATTTGGAAAGGCTGAGTCTGATCAATATTAATGTCACAGAAGTTTCTGACCTGACACCTTTAAATGGTAAAAGTTCCCTTCGAAAATTATACGCTGATCGAACAGGCGTGACGGAAGCCAGTGCTGATGAATTTGCCAGGAGAAACAGAACGGTTTTGTTGATTCATCACGTAGAAAATCTTCAGACTTGGTGGGATGCATTGCCTTTGGATTGGAAAAATGTTCTTGCCAAGATCAATCCTAACCTTGATTCAAATCTGCCAACTATAGAGGATCTTACCTATACAGTTGGAGCTGATACATTGGATCTCTCGGGCAGCCAAATCAATACCTTAGGTCCAGTTCTGAAATTCAAAAAAATCAATCACCTTAAATTTGATGATACGGATGTGAGCGATTTGACTCCTTTGTCCGATATCAAAGCTTTATTGACATTATCAGGTAAAAATACGAAAGTAAAAAATCTTCAGCCTTTAGTGAATCTCACAGAACTTACCAGTGTGGATTTTAGAGATTGTCCTGTGGAAGGATATTTTATGTTGAAAGATTTACCGAATTTAACTTATCTCAACCTGGATAATACTGAAATAGATGCTTCAGAGATTCACGAGTTTTTGGAAGCCAATAAAAATATCAATATCATTTACAGGTCTTCTGTCTTGGAACAGTGGTGGGATTTATTGGATGAAACTTGGAAAGACATATTTATTGATCAGTTTGGCGAGTCCGGTGTCGAGCCGGATCTGGAGACTTTGCATCAATGGACAGCCCAATCACAAGTGGCCATCCATGATGCGCCGATATCTAATTTGGGACATCTTTTGATTTTTAATAATCTCAGAAAACTTTCTGTAACTGAAGTCCCCATAATTGATATTTCACATGTGGGGCAAATGCAATTATTAGAAGAATTGACTATGACCCATGCTCCGGTCACTGATTTGACTTTTCTAGCTTCTCTCAATAATCTGGTTTCATTGGATCTGTCCAAAACCGGAATTGAGGATTTGACACCTTTGGGAAGTTTGACAGGTTTGCAATCTCTGACAATTTCAGGTACAAACATCAAGGTATTGCGGGGATTAGAGACATTGACAAATCTTAAAGATCTTGATATTGCCAGTACCAATGTCCGCTCTTTGAAACCTGTGCAAGGGTTGAATATTGAAAGATTGATTTGTTTTAATACAAGATTAAACCAAAGGGCAGTGGACTCCTTCAAGCAGCTTAATCCAAACGCTGATGTGAGGTTTTATTAG
- a CDS encoding DUF4301 family protein encodes MDKQLEKQILNQGMSVDNVKEQLSNFKEGFPFLPIVEAATIGNGIQALTEAELKHYLDTYPKKASQKEVVKFVPASGAASRMFKDLFSFLEGDGDITKSSFIQKFFTHIEKFAFYDDLNKSLEKAGSSIKKAMESGQHQLVISHLLNEDGLGYGQLPKGLLKFHHYADHDRTPTYEHFMEGILYGLGKGNTVRLHFTVSPEHEEKFKAEVAEVQPKLEKEFGVKFEVSYSQQKKSTDTIAVNMDNSPFVEEDGTILFRPAGHGALLENLNDIEGDVIFIKNIDNEVPDRLKDPTKEYKTAIGGLLLEVQEKVFEALRNLDSGIDQNSVSNAESVFSQNLGGKLPDNYSGMTLGEKGKYLHHKLNRPIRVCGMVKNTGEPGGGPFWVKEDDGSLSLQIAETAQIDLNDPSQKEIFQSSTHFNPVDLVCATKNYKGEKFDLLQYRDMRTGFITEKSKSGRDLKALELPGLWNGAMAGWNTVFVEVPLITFNPVKTVNDLLREEHQG; translated from the coding sequence ATGGATAAACAGCTAGAAAAGCAGATTTTGAATCAGGGCATGTCAGTTGACAATGTCAAAGAACAGCTCTCCAATTTTAAAGAAGGATTCCCTTTCCTACCCATAGTGGAGGCTGCCACAATAGGCAATGGTATTCAGGCATTGACCGAAGCTGAACTCAAGCATTATTTAGATACCTATCCCAAGAAGGCTTCTCAAAAAGAGGTTGTAAAATTTGTCCCTGCAAGTGGGGCCGCTTCCCGGATGTTCAAAGACCTTTTTTCCTTTTTGGAAGGAGACGGAGATATTACCAAAAGCAGCTTTATTCAGAAGTTTTTCACCCATATAGAAAAGTTTGCCTTTTATGATGACCTCAACAAAAGCCTTGAGAAAGCTGGAAGCAGTATTAAAAAGGCAATGGAATCGGGACAACATCAATTGGTAATTTCCCATCTCTTGAATGAGGATGGGCTTGGATACGGTCAATTGCCAAAAGGCCTGTTGAAATTCCATCATTATGCTGACCACGACAGGACCCCAACTTATGAGCATTTTATGGAAGGGATTCTTTATGGCTTGGGCAAAGGAAATACCGTCAGACTTCACTTCACCGTTTCGCCTGAACATGAGGAGAAATTCAAAGCCGAAGTTGCCGAAGTCCAACCTAAACTTGAAAAGGAATTCGGGGTGAAATTTGAAGTTTCCTATTCCCAACAGAAAAAATCAACAGACACCATTGCCGTGAACATGGACAATAGCCCATTTGTTGAAGAAGATGGTACCATTCTTTTCAGACCAGCTGGACATGGCGCTTTGCTCGAAAATCTCAATGATATCGAAGGTGATGTGATTTTCATCAAAAACATTGACAATGAGGTTCCTGATAGATTAAAAGACCCCACTAAAGAATATAAAACTGCTATAGGCGGTCTACTGTTGGAAGTTCAGGAGAAGGTATTCGAAGCATTAAGAAATCTGGATTCAGGCATTGACCAAAACTCGGTCTCCAATGCTGAATCGGTTTTTTCCCAAAATTTAGGAGGGAAATTACCTGATAATTATAGTGGGATGACTTTGGGAGAAAAAGGTAAATACCTACACCACAAACTCAATAGACCAATCAGAGTTTGTGGCATGGTAAAAAATACCGGCGAACCCGGAGGAGGTCCTTTTTGGGTTAAAGAGGATGATGGCTCATTATCCTTACAAATAGCTGAAACTGCACAGATTGATTTAAATGATCCTTCTCAGAAAGAAATATTCCAGTCATCCACGCATTTCAACCCTGTAGATTTGGTTTGCGCCACCAAAAACTATAAAGGTGAAAAATTTGACCTACTCCAATATCGGGATATGAGAACAGGTTTCATCACAGAAAAATCAAAAAGTGGAAGAGATCTCAAAGCTTTGGAACTCCCCGGACTTTGGAACGGAGCTATGGCAGGATGGAATACAGTTTTTGTGGAAGTTCCGCTGATCACATTTAATCCGGTGAAGACGGTGAATGACCTTTTGCGGGAAGAGCATCAGGGGTAA